The Meriones unguiculatus strain TT.TT164.6M chromosome 18, Bangor_MerUng_6.1, whole genome shotgun sequence genome segment ATCCTGACCATTACTGGGTGCCCTCTGACCCATCCTTCCAAGGTGCCCACCTCCCCACGGTGCCCCAGCCTCTCACTCACTGGAGCCACAACACGAGCAGGGCTCTGGATACTGGCGCGAAGCTGGCTCTGATAGCTGCCTTCACACAGTCCCACCCCAGAAGGGTTCCGATGCCACTTGGCCTCTGGCTGATGGATCCGAAGAAGCGGGAGATGCCTTCGCTGGTGGCTCAAGACCACTGGGGAGGAGGCAGTACAGAGTCAAGGGGGGCTCTTTCGTCCCTGAGTACCAACCCCAAACAGAATCATACTCCATAGAAATCCTCCTggcagggttggagagatggctcagtggttaagagtgctgactgttcttccagggaACCAGagctcaactcccagcacccctatggcagctcacaactgtctgtaactcctggtcccagggatctgataccttcacatagacatatatgcaggcaaaaaccaaaccaaaaaccactgtatatataatacagataaataaatcattaaaaaaaaagaaagaaagaaagaaagaaatcctccTGGCCTTCTAGTTGTGGGTGTCTCAAGCCTCAACTTTCCTTCAGTTACTAGAATTCTTCGACATTGCCCCCATCCTTCTCTGCGATTCCTCTACCCTTTCATAACAGTCTTAAATAACTCTTTCCTGTATCTCCTgcattttttcttcttattctaccctgacttcctttggcTGGTCTGGCTTTAACTTTCCTTCAGTCCTGCCCTGTTTGACATGGGAATCCTGCCCAGTTGTTACCTCTCCATCTTTCCTTTCCCTCAAGTGTAGGAAGCAGGGATAATAGTAGGGGCAGGTTGGCTGCTTTTATACCACAGCACTAACTCACCATTGGTGTGGATTCCACGTTCCTCAGCCATGAGTTTCCACTGGGTCAGTGTCCCAAGAGCCCCCAAGACTGGCCAGGTCCCCagtaagacccagctataccagcaAAGAGGAAGCAACTCTGGAAGTGCCTGCAGGCGTTCGCCCAGCCGAGTGCCCAGCGCCAGTCCTTCCAGGAAGTAGTCGGCACAGGCCACCAGCACCGCAGCACCGAGCAGGGCTGTGCCTAGGACGGTGAACGGACGTGGCCACCGAAGCGTGAGCACGGCTCCCAGCAGTGCCAGCCCCATCAGTCCACCGACTGGCACCCAGGCTGAAGGTGGCTGATAGATGGGTTCAGTGCCCAGTAAGGCCCCAGCACCCAGGGTCAGGCCTAGCAGGAGACCAGTCAGAAAAAGCCCAACACTGCGAACCAGCATGGTGACCAGGCCGCAGAGGAGTCCAATGCCCAGTGCGATGCCTGCGCTCACCTCCAGGCTCAACTGGGTCTCCAGCACCCGCTCCTTATGGCACAGCAGGAAGATCACCAGAGCTCCTGACAGCAGACCGGAGAGAAACATCACTGCCTTGAAGCAGCGGTAGCCTGGGAATGGAGGTAGGCAGCATTGAGAGGTGGAAAGAGGTCCTATAGGGATGGTACTGGTATATGGGGAAAAGGAGTGGAAGCCAGGAGCAGCATGGCATGGGGCCTCAAGGACAGGGCAAGAAAAGGATAAGCCCAGCAATAGAAGGAAGACATTTAGAAATTCTGAGGGGGTAGGTGGAGAAATCAGGAGGTAGAGTGGATGCACTGTggagagaaaacaagacaaacaagaCAATGTCTTAGCCCTCCAGCAATGGTACATAGGAAATCACTACAGACTGATTCAGATTCTGGGTGGGAAGGATAATTTGGGAATGGAATTTTGAGGTAGGAGACAAAAGAAGGGCAAAGACTAGAGCCAGGGGTGAAAGCCAGAGGGTATGGGCAAACAGAATGACAAGCAGCTGGCAAAGGCAGTATGGAAAGCCCTGAAGCATCTCCTGATACAGGAGGAGAAATGGCCCAGAAACAAGAAGGAAAGCTGGCATCATTCTTGGTGACAGTCCTTTAGGCAGCTGCCCCCCAGGCCTTTGGCCCTGCCCTCACCAAAGCAGCAGTAGATGATTCCAAAGCAGCAGAAGAGGGCACACACAAGGGCAGGGGCCAATTCCAGGCTGTCCTGAGGTTCCAAGACACATCTTGGGTCTGGAGGCTCAGGGAGTTGTTGATTAAAGGGCCTTAGGTCAGATGTTACAGTCAGGGGCAACAAGGCTTTCTCCATGGTAGAAGAGGAGATGGTCACGGAGTGAAAGGTTAGAGCCAGCTTCTTTCATCCAGCCATAACTATCTGGCTGAGGTTGGTAAACCTGGGAGAGAACAGAGAGCAGAAACCATGAATCTTGAGGCTTCTCTACTGCCATttcctttgaaaaacaaaacaaaacaaaacaaaacaaaacaaaaaactgacctGTTCCAACTAAAAAGCAACTCCCCTCATCTGCAGTTGGGACTCAATACCAACCCCTGCCAAATGGGACAGGGTAGGGTTAATAAAGTGGggtgaggaaggaagagga includes the following:
- the LOC110560812 gene encoding transmembrane protein 198-like isoform X1, with product MEKALLPLTVTSDLRPFNQQLPEPPDPRCVLEPQDSLELAPALVCALFCCFGIIYCCFVHPLYLLISPPTPSEFLNVFLLLLGLSFSCPVLEAPCHAAPGFHSFSPYTSTIPIGPLSTSQCCLPPFPGYRCFKAVMFLSGLLSGALVIFLLCHKERVLETQLSLEVSAGIALGIGLLCGLVTMLVRSVGLFLTGLLLGLTLGAGALLGTEPIYQPPSAWVPVGGLMGLALLGAVLTLRWPRPFTVLGTALLGAAVLVACADYFLEGLALGTRLGERLQALPELLPLCWYSWVLLGTWPVLGALGTLTQWKLMAEERGIHTNVVLSHQRRHLPLLRIHQPEAKWHRNPSGVGLCEGSYQSQLRASIQSPARVVAPPYLQSLREYQLGPGTQAAGPPTILDLDSNCSSAALFTTPSRSDQT
- the LOC110560812 gene encoding transmembrane protein 198-like isoform X2 — encoded protein: MEKALLPLTVTSDLRPFNQQLPEPPDPRCVLEPQDSLELAPALVCALFCCFGIIYCCFGYRCFKAVMFLSGLLSGALVIFLLCHKERVLETQLSLEVSAGIALGIGLLCGLVTMLVRSVGLFLTGLLLGLTLGAGALLGTEPIYQPPSAWVPVGGLMGLALLGAVLTLRWPRPFTVLGTALLGAAVLVACADYFLEGLALGTRLGERLQALPELLPLCWYSWVLLGTWPVLGALGTLTQWKLMAEERGIHTNVVLSHQRRHLPLLRIHQPEAKWHRNPSGVGLCEGSYQSQLRASIQSPARVVAPPYLQSLREYQLGPGTQAAGPPTILDLDSNCSSAALFTTPSRSDQT
- the LOC110560812 gene encoding transmembrane protein 198-like isoform X3 is translated as MEKALLPLTVTSDLRPFNQQLPEPPDPRCVLEPQDSLELAPALVCALFCCFGIIYCCFVHPLYLLISPPTPSEFLNVFLLLLGLSFSCPVLEAPCHAAPGFHSFSPYTSTIPIGPLSTSQCCLPPFPGYRCFKAVMFLSGLLSGALVIFLLCHKERVLETQLSLEVSAGIALGIGLLCGLVTMLVRSVGLFLTGLLLGLTLGAGALLGTEPIYQPPSAWVPVGGLMGLALLGAVLTLRWPRPFTVLGTALLGAAVLVACADYFLEGLALGTRLGERLQALPELLPLCWYSWVLLGTWPVLGALGTLTQWKLMAEERGIHTNGELVLWYKSSQPAPTIIPASYT